Proteins from a single region of Pseudomonas ekonensis:
- a CDS encoding UbiD family decarboxylase, with protein MKELIEPVADLRDWLARAERIDELQTVSQAVDPLEEMSAITYLVARQPASPAVLFDQPDSPLGLRHLWNIFGPSVARTAITLEEPPHTPTMELIRRTKDKLRHSIAPLEVSQEQAPIYQNTLTGNDIDLTRLPIPKHWPRDGGAYAGTADAVFTRDLESGYLNVGTYRMMIQGPREVGLSLAPGKDALRHIHQAWAKGQALPVAAAWGIDPLMMVVGSQSLPPGMSEYDFAGGIKGKPIEVVKARHSDLLIPAAAEIVIEGVIRPGSTREEGPFGEFTGYYGYKDIDCPLIEVTALHYRTRPILTNALMADFPSNEQSAFFSTIRSAKIWNDLDKLGIQGIKGVYCPPAAAGAFGMIVISLEQKYAGHAAQALALAGQVPGGAYITKWIVAVDEDVDPTDMNQVLWAMATRATPSDDIDILRNTRGSPLDPAQNPPHKRFFGSKALINACKDYRDIRNFPTRTLLRPSVYERVRERWSELGLPGEVPAITAFDTTVDAHE; from the coding sequence ATGAAAGAATTGATTGAACCGGTTGCCGACCTTCGAGACTGGCTGGCCCGCGCCGAGCGGATCGACGAACTGCAGACCGTCTCGCAAGCCGTCGACCCCCTCGAAGAAATGAGCGCCATCACCTACCTGGTCGCCCGCCAACCCGCCTCCCCCGCCGTCCTGTTCGACCAGCCCGACTCGCCCCTGGGCCTGCGCCACTTGTGGAACATCTTCGGCCCCAGCGTCGCGCGCACCGCGATCACCCTGGAAGAGCCGCCGCACACGCCGACCATGGAACTGATCCGGCGCACCAAGGACAAGCTGCGGCACAGCATCGCCCCGCTGGAGGTGTCGCAGGAGCAAGCGCCGATCTACCAGAACACCCTCACCGGCAACGACATCGACCTGACCCGCCTGCCCATCCCCAAGCATTGGCCCAGGGACGGCGGCGCCTACGCCGGCACCGCCGACGCGGTGTTCACCCGCGACCTGGAGTCCGGCTACCTGAACGTGGGCACCTACCGGATGATGATCCAGGGCCCGCGCGAGGTCGGCCTGTCGCTGGCGCCGGGCAAGGACGCGCTGCGCCACATCCACCAGGCCTGGGCCAAGGGCCAGGCGCTGCCTGTCGCCGCTGCCTGGGGCATCGACCCGCTGATGATGGTGGTGGGTTCGCAATCGCTGCCGCCGGGTATGTCCGAGTACGACTTCGCCGGCGGCATCAAGGGCAAGCCCATCGAAGTGGTGAAGGCCCGGCACTCGGACCTGCTGATTCCCGCCGCGGCGGAGATCGTCATCGAAGGCGTCATCCGCCCCGGCTCCACCCGTGAGGAAGGCCCTTTCGGCGAGTTCACCGGCTACTACGGCTACAAGGACATCGACTGCCCGCTGATCGAGGTGACCGCCCTGCATTACCGCACCCGGCCGATCCTGACCAACGCGCTGATGGCCGACTTCCCCTCCAACGAGCAAAGCGCGTTCTTCTCCACGATCCGCTCAGCCAAGATCTGGAACGACCTGGACAAGCTGGGCATCCAGGGGATCAAGGGCGTGTACTGCCCGCCGGCCGCCGCCGGGGCTTTCGGCATGATTGTCATCAGCCTGGAGCAGAAATACGCCGGGCACGCCGCCCAGGCCCTGGCGCTGGCCGGCCAGGTGCCGGGCGGCGCGTACATCACCAAGTGGATCGTGGCCGTGGACGAAGACGTCGACCCCACCGACATGAACCAGGTGCTGTGGGCCATGGCCACCCGGGCCACGCCCAGCGACGACATCGACATCCTGCGCAACACCCGCGGCTCGCCGCTGGATCCGGCGCAGAACCCGCCGCACAAGCGTTTCTTCGGCTCCAAGGCGTTGATCAATGCCTGCAAGGACTACCGCGACATCCGCAACTTCCCGACCCGCACGCTGCTGCGCCCGTCGGTCTACGAGCGCGTGCGCGAACGCTGGAGCGAGCTCGGCCTGCCGGGCGAGGTGCCGGCGATCACGGCCTTCGACACCACGGTGGACGCCCATGAGTAA
- a CDS encoding UbiX family flavin prenyltransferase → MSNGQRRIVVGISGASGVVYGVRTLTLLRELGIETHLIMTRSAQVTLAHETDLKVADVKALASVVHDPADIGASISSGSFKTLGMVVTPCSVKSLSEIASGITGSLLSRAADVTLKERRPLVLMVRETPLHLGHLRSMAQVCEMGGVLMPPVPAFYARPQSIDEMVDHTVGRMLDLLGLDSGTVRRWG, encoded by the coding sequence ATGAGTAACGGGCAACGGCGCATCGTGGTGGGCATCAGCGGCGCCAGCGGCGTGGTCTATGGTGTACGCACGCTGACGCTGCTGCGCGAGCTCGGGATCGAGACCCACCTGATCATGACCCGCTCGGCCCAGGTCACCCTGGCCCACGAGACCGACCTGAAAGTGGCGGACGTCAAGGCCCTGGCCAGCGTCGTGCACGACCCGGCGGACATCGGCGCGTCGATCTCCAGCGGCTCGTTCAAGACCCTGGGCATGGTGGTGACGCCCTGTTCGGTCAAGAGCCTGTCGGAGATCGCCAGCGGCATCACCGGCAGCCTGCTCAGCCGGGCCGCCGACGTGACCCTCAAGGAACGCCGTCCGTTGGTGCTGATGGTTCGCGAAACGCCGCTGCACCTGGGCCACCTGCGCAGCATGGCCCAGGTCTGCGAAATGGGCGGCGTGCTGATGCCGCCGGTGCCGGCCTTCTATGCCCGTCCGCAGTCCATCGACGAGATGGTCGACCACACGGTGGGCCGGATGCTCGATCTGCTCGGCCTGGACAGCGGCACGGTGCGGCGCTGGGGTTGA
- a CDS encoding MFS transporter, with translation MEVTVGPASAVPVLVSVALSSFMVALDVTALNVALPSIGRDLAAGMDRLQWIAGAYTLVFASLLLSAGALSDRLGAWRVFMSALLLFTLSSVACGLAQGVAALIAARAVQGIGAALMLPSSMALLVEAYPDTGRRAKAVALWGGISATALVAGPLLGGALVELFDWRSIFYLNVPFCLIALAGCAMRPSRLSVQPRSLDWPGQLLSALALVSLVFALIEGPVLGWRTRWVAGALLVALVSAVAFIVSQQRRPEPMLPLNLFASRTFSAAIGAGFLQTLAYYGSLFALPFALQAQGRTPVEVGVAMIPMTVATGVMASLSGRLSNAFGARSVGAAGMLCGSLGAASLALYGMDRIGLALGGLLIGLGGATLPVIVGACLASVPSGKVGVGSGVLNAARQCGGVTGIALLGATLDGPGRAGAALSIIALAFLAAGLLTVLRLYTVEVDTVSEC, from the coding sequence ATGGAAGTGACGGTCGGCCCCGCCTCGGCAGTCCCTGTGCTGGTGAGCGTGGCCTTGAGTTCATTCATGGTTGCGTTGGATGTCACCGCGCTCAACGTGGCGCTGCCGAGCATCGGCCGTGACCTGGCGGCGGGCATGGACCGCCTGCAATGGATCGCCGGGGCGTACACCCTGGTGTTCGCCAGCCTGCTGCTGTCGGCCGGTGCGCTGAGCGACCGGCTGGGGGCTTGGCGCGTGTTCATGTCGGCGCTGCTGCTGTTCACGCTGTCGTCGGTGGCCTGCGGCCTGGCCCAAGGGGTGGCGGCGTTGATCGCCGCCCGTGCGGTGCAGGGCATCGGCGCGGCATTGATGCTGCCCAGTTCCATGGCCTTGCTGGTCGAGGCCTACCCGGATACGGGGCGGCGCGCCAAGGCGGTGGCCTTGTGGGGCGGGATCTCGGCCACTGCGCTGGTCGCCGGGCCCCTGTTGGGCGGCGCGCTGGTGGAACTGTTCGACTGGCGCTCGATCTTCTATCTGAACGTGCCGTTCTGCCTGATTGCGCTGGCGGGCTGCGCGATGCGTCCCAGCCGTCTGAGCGTGCAGCCGCGCTCGCTCGACTGGCCGGGGCAACTGCTGTCGGCGCTGGCGCTGGTGTCGCTGGTGTTCGCCCTGATCGAAGGGCCGGTGCTGGGCTGGCGCACCCGTTGGGTGGCCGGCGCGTTGCTGGTGGCGCTGGTGTCGGCCGTCGCCTTCATCGTGTCGCAGCAACGCCGGCCGGAACCGATGCTGCCGCTGAACCTGTTCGCGTCCCGGACGTTCTCCGCCGCCATCGGTGCGGGGTTCCTGCAGACCCTGGCCTACTACGGCAGCCTGTTCGCGCTGCCGTTTGCGTTGCAGGCCCAGGGCCGCACGCCGGTGGAGGTCGGCGTGGCGATGATCCCGATGACCGTCGCGACCGGCGTGATGGCCAGCCTGTCCGGGCGCCTGTCCAATGCCTTCGGCGCGCGCAGCGTCGGGGCGGCGGGGATGCTCTGCGGATCGCTCGGGGCGGCGTCGCTGGCGCTGTACGGGATGGACCGGATCGGCCTGGCGCTCGGGGGGCTGTTGATCGGCCTTGGCGGCGCGACCCTGCCGGTGATCGTCGGCGCTTGCCTGGCCAGTGTGCCCAGCGGCAAGGTCGGGGTCGGCTCCGGGGTGCTCAACGCCGCGCGCCAGTGCGGCGGCGTGACCGGCATCGCCCTGCTCGGGGCTACTCTGGACGGGCCGGGCCGGGCGGGCGCAGCCTTGTCGATCATCGCCCTGGCGTTTCTGGCGGCGGGGCTGCTGACGGTATTGCGCTTGTACACCGTGGAAGTCGACACGGTGAGTGAATGCTGA
- a CDS encoding LysR family transcriptional regulator, with the protein MMNLMHWRLLVAVADAENVSRAAERYGITQSGASQALTQMEEALGVKVFVRDRRQTSATAIGQQIIDRARRMLAEFESIQNLVDASRGCHLGRIKLASFPSVFANLLPPLLQSFSRLHPGIEIVSLEGTDEEVEQWLATSSVDLGVVMNPCPSRGAVLLGRDSWVAAVPATHDLARRSSASTVALKDLVDEPFILATGGCHLNGQSLVEREGLKLKDIKISVRDWTTAFALISEGMGISIVPASTLPVDRRGMRVFELSKPIYREFGLVCSPSGERTPSAQAFLNEIRKSTLGSHIPMTVRSTEAKVA; encoded by the coding sequence ATGATGAACCTGATGCATTGGCGCCTGCTGGTCGCCGTGGCCGACGCCGAGAACGTTTCCCGCGCCGCCGAGCGGTATGGCATCACCCAGTCCGGGGCCAGCCAGGCCCTGACCCAAATGGAAGAGGCCCTGGGGGTGAAGGTGTTCGTGCGCGACCGCCGGCAGACCAGCGCCACCGCCATCGGCCAGCAGATCATCGACCGGGCCCGGCGCATGCTGGCCGAGTTCGAGTCGATCCAGAACCTGGTGGACGCTTCGCGCGGTTGCCACTTGGGGCGGATCAAGCTGGCCAGTTTCCCTTCCGTGTTCGCCAACCTGCTGCCGCCGTTGCTGCAGAGCTTCAGCCGGCTGCACCCGGGCATCGAGATCGTGTCGCTGGAGGGCACGGACGAAGAGGTCGAGCAGTGGCTGGCCACCAGCAGCGTCGACCTGGGCGTGGTGATGAACCCCTGCCCTTCGCGCGGCGCGGTGCTGTTGGGGCGCGACTCCTGGGTGGCGGCCGTGCCGGCGACCCACGACCTGGCCCGCAGGTCCTCGGCCAGCACCGTGGCGCTCAAGGATCTGGTGGACGAGCCCTTCATCCTCGCCACCGGCGGCTGTCACCTCAACGGCCAGTCGCTGGTCGAGCGCGAGGGCCTGAAGCTCAAGGACATCAAGATCAGCGTGCGCGACTGGACCACCGCGTTCGCGCTGATCAGCGAAGGCATGGGCATCTCCATCGTGCCGGCCTCGACCCTGCCGGTGGACCGCCGCGGCATGCGGGTCTTCGAACTGAGCAAGCCGATCTACCGCGAGTTCGGCCTGGTCTGCTCGCCGTCCGGCGAACGCACCCCTTCGGCCCAGGCGTTCCTCAACGAGATCCGCAAGTCGACCCTGGGCAGCCACATCCCGATGACGGTTCGCAGTACGGAAGCGAAAGTCGCCTGA
- the gstA gene encoding glutathione transferase GstA has translation MKLYFAPMTCSLSPHIVLRELGLPFELIRVNNKTKDTADGRDFRDINPKGYVAALVLDNGEVLTEGPAIVQYLADLVPGNTLAPANGTWARTRLQELLNFITSEIHGGSAPLFNGDLPEPVKEIFRQKLFKRLDYLNRGLVNKDYLLGTFGLADAYLFTVLKWLPFFNIDIKNWTELASFMNRIEARPSVQAAIAAEEATQPV, from the coding sequence ATGAAACTGTACTTTGCCCCGATGACCTGCTCCCTGTCGCCTCACATCGTGCTGCGCGAACTGGGCCTGCCGTTCGAGCTGATCCGGGTCAACAACAAGACCAAGGACACCGCCGACGGCCGCGATTTCCGTGACATCAACCCCAAGGGCTACGTCGCGGCCCTGGTGCTGGACAACGGCGAAGTACTGACCGAAGGCCCGGCGATCGTCCAGTACCTGGCGGACCTGGTGCCCGGCAACACGCTGGCGCCGGCCAACGGCACCTGGGCGCGCACCCGCCTGCAGGAGCTGCTGAACTTCATCACCTCGGAAATCCACGGCGGCAGCGCCCCGCTGTTCAATGGCGACCTGCCGGAGCCGGTCAAGGAAATCTTCCGCCAGAAACTGTTCAAGCGCCTGGACTACCTCAACCGCGGGCTGGTGAACAAGGACTACCTGCTGGGCACCTTCGGCCTGGCCGACGCCTATCTGTTCACGGTGCTCAAGTGGCTGCCGTTCTTCAACATCGACATCAAGAACTGGACCGAACTGGCGTCGTTCATGAACCGGATCGAAGCGCGCCCGAGCGTGCAGGCCGCCATCGCCGCCGAAGAGGCCACCCAACCGGTCTGA
- a CDS encoding Rid family hydrolase, with the protein MHNIERVPSGHAGRSRSSAYADLVWTVATSPDTALDIAGQTEQALAALSANLEQLGSHPSRMLSAQVLLADMRDKPLVDGLWARWLGEDPQHWPQRACYGVDLGGKLLIEIIVTAARRPGDGA; encoded by the coding sequence ATGCACAACATTGAACGCGTCCCAAGCGGCCACGCAGGGCGTAGCCGTTCCAGCGCATACGCCGACCTCGTCTGGACCGTGGCGACCTCGCCGGACACCGCCCTGGACATCGCCGGCCAGACCGAACAGGCACTGGCGGCCCTGAGCGCCAACCTCGAACAACTCGGATCGCACCCTTCGCGGATGCTGTCGGCCCAGGTGCTGCTGGCGGACATGCGCGACAAGCCCCTCGTCGACGGGCTCTGGGCCCGCTGGCTCGGCGAGGATCCGCAGCACTGGCCGCAGCGGGCCTGCTACGGCGTGGACCTGGGCGGCAAACTGCTCATCGAAATCATCGTGACGGCGGCACGGAGACCAGGCGATGGCGCATAA
- a CDS encoding nuclear transport factor 2 family protein, with protein sequence MAHNDQIDLVIRTCEAQRSAAMLGGHLDIFSHLFHPDLTYIHASGAVDDLKSYLGKCRAKQFVYHALTHQIDKVTRVGELAIAFGELDATVTSCGVRKHLHNRTLTAWQKTGEQWQLLVYQATPLTPPAVAEDPEAG encoded by the coding sequence ATGGCGCATAACGATCAGATCGACCTGGTGATCCGCACCTGCGAAGCCCAGCGCAGCGCCGCCATGCTCGGCGGCCATCTGGACATCTTCAGCCACCTGTTCCACCCCGACCTGACCTACATCCACGCCAGCGGCGCCGTCGACGACCTCAAGAGCTACCTGGGCAAATGCCGCGCCAAGCAATTCGTCTATCACGCCCTCACCCACCAGATCGACAAGGTGACCCGGGTCGGCGAACTGGCCATCGCGTTCGGCGAACTGGACGCCACGGTGACTTCGTGCGGCGTCAGAAAGCACCTGCACAACCGCACGCTCACGGCGTGGCAAAAGACCGGCGAGCAGTGGCAACTGCTGGTCTACCAGGCGACACCCCTCACCCCGCCGGCCGTCGCCGAAGACCCCGAGGCCGGCTGA
- a CDS encoding alpha/beta hydrolase: MGNKPTIILVHGFWGGAAHWAKVIIELARKGYGDIRAVEMPLTSLADDAERTRKMIAQQSGPVLLVGHSYGGAVITEAGNQPNVVGLVYIAAFAPDAGESPGGLTQQHLPAAAPNLAPDSDGYLWLKADKFHESFCQDLSAEEGLVMAVTQKAPVASTFGDAISVPAWRSKPSWYQISSQDHMIHPDNQAFMSSRLGARKVITLDASHASLASRAAEVAALIDEAASAG; the protein is encoded by the coding sequence ATGGGCAACAAACCGACGATCATTCTGGTGCACGGGTTCTGGGGCGGCGCAGCGCACTGGGCCAAGGTCATCATCGAGCTGGCGCGCAAGGGCTACGGCGACATCCGCGCGGTGGAGATGCCGCTGACCTCGCTGGCCGACGACGCCGAGCGTACCCGCAAGATGATCGCGCAGCAAAGCGGGCCGGTGCTGCTGGTCGGGCATTCCTACGGCGGCGCGGTGATCACCGAGGCGGGCAACCAGCCGAATGTCGTCGGCCTGGTCTACATCGCCGCGTTCGCGCCGGATGCCGGCGAGAGCCCCGGCGGCCTGACCCAGCAGCACCTGCCCGCCGCCGCGCCGAACCTGGCGCCGGACAGCGACGGCTACCTGTGGCTCAAGGCCGACAAGTTCCACGAAAGCTTCTGCCAGGACCTGAGCGCCGAGGAAGGGCTGGTCATGGCCGTCACCCAGAAGGCGCCGGTGGCCAGCACCTTCGGCGATGCGATCAGCGTGCCGGCATGGCGCAGCAAGCCGTCCTGGTATCAGATTTCCAGCCAGGACCACATGATCCATCCGGACAACCAGGCGTTCATGTCGTCCCGGCTCGGGGCCAGGAAGGTCATCACGCTGGACGCCAGCCACGCTTCGCTGGCGTCCCGTGCCGCCGAGGTGGCCGCGCTGATCGACGAGGCGGCCAGCGCGGGTTGA
- a CDS encoding Ppx/GppA phosphatase family protein, with protein MKEDASLFAAIDLGSNAFRMMIGQSLRHSRGFVIQEVKTLREPVRLAEGFDGGALDEMALDRGWQALARFGKKLRGFEAGRVRAVATSAVREADNAPLFLASAERHLGFPIDVISGHEEARLVYAGVAHAIPCAEDMRLVVDIGGGSTELILGQGTRPLLTESIAVGSGTLGARYFSGGELSAAALLEAERVAILQFEKVARRYRAQGWQQTIGSSGTARMLAKVLKANRLNDDGQGGITYGGLLRLSLRLLEVKNVRQLKLAGLQPHRHGILPGGLAVMLAAFKVFGIARMMPSEPGLRLGVLHGLMSRH; from the coding sequence ATGAAAGAAGACGCCTCGCTGTTTGCCGCCATCGACCTGGGTTCGAATGCGTTTCGCATGATGATCGGGCAGTCGCTCCGGCACAGCCGGGGGTTCGTCATTCAGGAGGTCAAGACCCTGCGCGAGCCGGTGCGCCTGGCCGAGGGGTTCGACGGCGGCGCGCTGGACGAGATGGCCTTGGACCGCGGTTGGCAGGCCCTGGCCCGGTTCGGCAAGAAACTGCGCGGCTTCGAGGCCGGCCGGGTGCGGGCGGTGGCCACCAGCGCCGTGCGCGAGGCGGACAACGCGCCGCTGTTCCTGGCCAGCGCCGAGCGCCACCTGGGGTTCCCGATCGATGTCATCTCCGGGCACGAAGAGGCCCGGCTGGTGTATGCCGGCGTCGCGCACGCCATCCCTTGCGCCGAGGACATGCGCCTGGTGGTGGACATCGGCGGCGGTTCCACCGAACTGATCCTGGGGCAGGGCACCCGGCCCTTGCTGACCGAAAGCATCGCGGTCGGCAGCGGCACCCTGGGCGCCCGTTACTTCAGCGGGGGCGAGCTCTCGGCGGCGGCGCTGCTGGAGGCCGAGCGGGTGGCGATCCTGCAGTTCGAAAAGGTCGCCCGGCGCTACCGGGCCCAGGGTTGGCAGCAGACCATCGGCTCGTCGGGCACCGCCCGCATGCTGGCCAAGGTGCTCAAGGCCAACCGGCTCAACGACGACGGCCAGGGCGGCATCACCTACGGCGGCCTGCTGCGGCTGTCGCTGCGTCTGCTGGAGGTGAAGAACGTGCGCCAACTGAAGCTGGCCGGGCTGCAGCCCCACCGGCACGGCATCCTGCCCGGCGGGCTGGCAGTGATGCTGGCCGCCTTCAAGGTGTTCGGCATCGCGCGGATGATGCCGTCGGAACCCGGCTTGCGCCTGGGCGTGCTGCACGGCCTGATGTCCCGCCACTGA
- a CDS encoding PaaI family thioesterase: protein MSTPGISLQDTAAPEGVCYGCGGRNPHGLHVKSFWHEDGVHVMAEHLPEAKYCGWPELVYGGLLAMLVDCHSNWTAMACHYRAERREPGSLPRIDCVTGNLGLKFIKPTPMGVPLTLKARVDGDVGRKTRVICEVYAGDTLTAVGDSVFVRVDTGQLADAAHGR, encoded by the coding sequence ATGTCCACCCCCGGCATTTCACTGCAAGACACCGCGGCACCCGAAGGCGTCTGCTACGGCTGCGGCGGCCGCAACCCCCACGGGCTGCACGTCAAGAGTTTCTGGCACGAAGACGGCGTGCACGTCATGGCCGAGCACCTGCCCGAGGCCAAGTACTGCGGCTGGCCGGAACTGGTCTACGGCGGGCTGCTCGCGATGCTGGTGGACTGCCATTCGAACTGGACGGCCATGGCCTGCCACTACCGGGCCGAACGGCGCGAACCCGGCAGCCTGCCGCGCATCGACTGCGTCACCGGCAACCTGGGCCTCAAGTTCATCAAACCGACGCCGATGGGCGTGCCGCTGACGCTCAAGGCCCGAGTGGACGGCGACGTCGGGCGCAAGACCCGCGTCATCTGCGAGGTCTACGCCGGGGACACCCTGACCGCCGTCGGCGATTCGGTGTTCGTGCGGGTGGACACCGGGCAGTTGGCCGACGCCGCCCACGGCCGCTGA
- a CDS encoding mechanosensitive ion channel family protein, which produces MRSRLAALLLVVFALSWPASLWAGDSLKPVGERADLTVANRSVMVFRATVLGEAPAVRAKRARMVIAEALDAADDLAVSVEAVRDSYLVLLGDKRAFIVDPGDVDSLEYASVEQAAQGAALTLRQVVAETGEARNLHLMLRAVGAAAIATAVYLALLWGVAWLRGQVLKRLPDVMDRHTRALKVGRVQVIESNFLYPLVIRLFWLLRWLVLLLLTYEWLGFVLSRFPYTRPWGESLNLYLVEVAGYLFQAIVGAIPGLGVALAIFFIARGATAFSRRVLRRMAAPGTFNWLNGETLQPTQRLTSLAIWLFALAMAYPYLPGADTDAFKGLSVLIGLMISLGATSVVGQAAAGLILTYTRTLRPGEFVRIGEYEGTVTELGMFTTSIRTGLGEVLTLPNSMITGTVTKNYSRTVQGPGYVVDTVVTIGYDTPWRQVEAMLLEAARRTPGVLEKPPAQVFQTALSDFYPEYRLVAQAIPSEPRPRAVLLSMLHANIQDVFNEYGVQIMSPHYLGDPEEQKRVPKEQWYTAPAQPPEEG; this is translated from the coding sequence ATGCGCAGCAGGTTGGCGGCCCTTTTGCTGGTGGTTTTCGCGCTGTCCTGGCCGGCGTCGCTGTGGGCCGGGGACAGCCTGAAGCCCGTCGGGGAGCGCGCCGATCTGACCGTGGCCAACCGCAGCGTCATGGTGTTCCGCGCCACCGTGCTGGGCGAGGCGCCGGCCGTCCGGGCCAAGCGGGCGAGGATGGTGATCGCCGAGGCGCTGGACGCGGCGGACGATCTGGCGGTGAGCGTCGAGGCGGTGCGCGACAGCTACCTGGTGCTGCTGGGCGACAAGCGTGCGTTCATCGTCGATCCGGGGGATGTCGACAGCCTGGAGTACGCCTCCGTCGAGCAGGCGGCGCAGGGGGCGGCGCTGACCTTGCGCCAGGTGGTGGCCGAGACGGGCGAGGCGCGCAACCTGCACCTGATGCTGCGTGCGGTCGGCGCGGCGGCCATCGCCACAGCGGTCTATCTGGCGCTGCTGTGGGGCGTGGCCTGGCTGCGTGGCCAGGTGCTCAAGCGCCTGCCCGACGTGATGGACCGGCACACCCGTGCGCTGAAGGTGGGCCGGGTGCAGGTGATCGAAAGCAATTTCCTCTACCCGCTGGTGATCCGCCTGTTCTGGCTGTTGCGCTGGCTGGTGCTGCTGTTGCTCACCTACGAGTGGCTGGGGTTCGTCCTGTCGCGTTTCCCCTACACCCGCCCTTGGGGCGAGAGTCTCAACCTTTACCTGGTCGAGGTGGCCGGCTATCTGTTCCAGGCCATCGTCGGCGCCATTCCGGGACTGGGCGTGGCCCTGGCGATCTTCTTCATCGCCCGGGGCGCCACCGCGTTCAGCCGCCGGGTGCTCAGACGCATGGCGGCGCCCGGCACCTTCAACTGGCTCAATGGCGAAACCCTGCAGCCGACCCAACGCCTGACGTCCCTGGCGATCTGGCTGTTCGCGCTGGCCATGGCCTACCCGTACCTGCCCGGCGCCGACACCGATGCGTTCAAGGGCCTGTCGGTATTGATCGGGCTGATGATTTCCCTGGGCGCCACCAGCGTGGTGGGGCAGGCGGCGGCCGGGCTGATCCTGACCTACACCCGCACCCTGCGCCCCGGCGAGTTCGTGCGCATCGGCGAATACGAAGGCACGGTGACGGAGCTCGGCATGTTCACCACCAGCATCCGCACCGGCCTGGGCGAGGTGCTGACGCTGCCCAATTCGATGATCACCGGCACGGTCACCAAGAACTATTCGCGCACCGTGCAGGGGCCGGGCTATGTGGTCGACACCGTAGTCACCATCGGCTACGACACGCCGTGGCGCCAGGTGGAAGCGATGCTGCTGGAGGCGGCCCGGCGCACGCCCGGGGTGCTGGAGAAACCGCCCGCGCAGGTGTTCCAGACGGCGCTGTCGGACTTCTACCCCGAATACCGCCTGGTGGCCCAGGCCATCCCCAGCGAACCCCGGCCCCGGGCGGTGCTGCTGAGCATGCTGCACGCCAACATCCAGGACGTGTTCAACGAATACGGCGTGCAGATCATGTCGCCGCATTACCTGGGCGATCCCGAAGAGCAAAAGCGCGTGCCGAAAGAGCAGTGGTACACCGCGCCGGCGCAGCCGCCGGAGGAGGGCTAG
- a CDS encoding glutathione S-transferase family protein, producing MPLTLYYHPLSSYCHKVLIALHEHGTAFQRRIIDLSSEADRAELQALWPLTKFPVIRDHERQRDVPESSVIIEYLDHVHPTGPRLIPDGWEAALDVRLWDRFFDQYVQTPVQQIVGDRIQARHGDMSAQRSLLNTAYGMLDKQLAPGAWVAGPDFSLADCAAAPALFYASTLVAFPAQHRRLGDYFERLVQRPSVRQVLEEAKPWFGFYPFAEAIPPRFR from the coding sequence ATGCCCCTGACCCTCTATTACCACCCGTTGTCGTCGTACTGCCACAAGGTGCTGATCGCGCTCCACGAGCACGGCACCGCGTTCCAGAGGCGGATCATCGACCTGTCCAGCGAGGCCGACCGCGCCGAGCTGCAGGCGCTGTGGCCGCTGACCAAGTTTCCGGTGATCCGCGACCACGAGCGCCAGCGCGACGTGCCGGAGTCGAGCGTGATCATCGAGTACCTGGATCACGTTCACCCCACAGGACCGCGCCTGATTCCCGACGGCTGGGAGGCGGCCCTTGACGTGCGCCTGTGGGACCGTTTCTTCGATCAGTACGTGCAGACGCCCGTGCAGCAGATCGTCGGCGACCGCATACAGGCCCGCCATGGCGACATGAGCGCCCAGCGCAGCCTGCTGAACACGGCGTACGGCATGCTCGACAAGCAACTGGCGCCCGGCGCCTGGGTCGCCGGCCCGGACTTCAGCCTGGCCGACTGCGCCGCCGCCCCGGCGCTGTTCTATGCCAGCACGCTGGTGGCGTTCCCTGCGCAACACCGGCGGCTGGGCGACTACTTCGAGCGGCTGGTGCAGCGTCCCTCCGTGCGCCAGGTGCTTGAAGAAGCCAAACCGTGGTTCGGCTTCTATCCGTTCGCCGAGGCGATTCCCCCGCGCTTTCGCTGA